One stretch of Aquimarina sp. Aq107 DNA includes these proteins:
- a CDS encoding 3'-5' exonuclease — protein sequence MKTTNTIIIIDLEATCWNGPIPKGQIHEIIEIGICLLNTETGEISENDGILIKPERSEVSPFCTELTTITQDLLDKEGISFTEACKIVRNKYQGHQRTWASYGQYDLNMMKKQCSFREIEYPLSQNHINVKELFIKTKDLQKKVGMNGALEILNIPLEGTHHRGIDDAKNIAKILNWCISHNGA from the coding sequence ATGAAAACAACAAATACAATCATAATCATTGACCTAGAAGCAACATGCTGGAATGGTCCAATACCAAAAGGACAAATACATGAAATCATAGAGATAGGTATCTGTTTATTGAATACAGAAACCGGAGAAATTTCAGAAAATGACGGAATTCTCATCAAACCAGAACGATCCGAAGTGAGTCCTTTCTGCACAGAATTAACTACGATTACGCAAGACCTATTAGATAAAGAAGGTATTTCATTTACTGAAGCTTGTAAAATTGTGAGAAATAAATATCAGGGACACCAACGTACCTGGGCAAGTTATGGCCAATATGATTTAAATATGATGAAAAAACAATGTAGTTTTAGAGAAATAGAATATCCATTATCTCAAAATCATATCAATGTAAAAGAGCTTTTTATTAAGACAAAAGATCTTCAGAAAAAAGTTGGAATGAATGGAGCATTAGAGATCCTAAATATCCCTTTAGAAGGAACCCATCACAGAGGAATTGATGATGCCAAAAACATAGCAAAAATTCTGAACTGGTGTATAAGTCATAATGGAGCCTAA
- a CDS encoding RtcB family protein, producing the protein MGKKLSGKDLIKLGFPKNNSINVTLGQINRYQKRVKKEHILIEAKKVLLNPEAYQGDGVWGKIAESLLKPVEVKKHALKTTRSPFQIYGENEIDEQAKYQLYDALKLPVAVAGALMPDAHSGYGLPIGGVLATKNAVIPYGVGVDIGCRMCLTIYPIAISYLKGKKHQLENILSEHTKFGMYETHKIKHDHEIFEREEFKNIPLVKRLKDKAYKQLGTSGGGNHFVEFGTVAITDTENEWGLDVGTYIGVLSHSGSRGLGANIAKHYTYLATKQCPLPKHVQQLAWLDLNTHDGQEYWLAMNLAGDYAQACHDDIHARIGKLLGSRPVVKIENHHNFAWKQEVNGEECIVHRKGATPAAKGELGIIPGSMTALGFIVRGLGNPESLQSASHGAGRLHSRRKCKEKFTKSDIKKELKVNDVTLIGGGIDEAPMAYKDITKVMANQQELVEVVGTFTPKIVRMDK; encoded by the coding sequence ATGGGAAAGAAATTAAGCGGAAAAGACTTAATCAAATTAGGCTTTCCAAAAAACAATAGTATTAATGTGACATTGGGTCAGATTAATCGATATCAAAAAAGAGTAAAAAAAGAACACATATTAATAGAAGCCAAAAAAGTATTATTAAATCCAGAAGCCTATCAAGGTGATGGCGTATGGGGTAAGATTGCTGAGAGTTTACTAAAGCCAGTGGAAGTAAAAAAACACGCTTTAAAAACTACCAGATCACCATTTCAGATTTATGGCGAAAATGAAATCGATGAGCAAGCAAAATACCAATTGTATGATGCACTCAAGTTACCAGTAGCAGTTGCGGGAGCTTTAATGCCAGATGCACATAGCGGATATGGTTTGCCTATTGGCGGAGTGCTTGCCACAAAAAATGCAGTGATTCCATACGGAGTTGGAGTAGATATCGGATGTAGAATGTGTCTAACAATTTATCCGATTGCTATCTCCTATTTAAAAGGGAAAAAGCATCAATTGGAAAACATATTGTCTGAGCACACCAAATTCGGGATGTATGAAACCCATAAAATAAAGCATGATCATGAAATCTTTGAAAGAGAAGAGTTTAAGAACATACCTCTAGTAAAAAGATTGAAAGACAAAGCATATAAACAATTGGGAACATCTGGTGGTGGTAATCATTTTGTAGAATTTGGAACTGTAGCTATTACAGATACAGAAAATGAATGGGGATTGGATGTAGGTACGTATATAGGTGTGCTATCACATAGTGGTTCCAGAGGATTGGGAGCCAATATTGCAAAACACTATACTTATTTAGCAACCAAACAATGTCCATTGCCAAAGCACGTACAACAATTAGCTTGGTTAGATCTAAATACGCACGATGGTCAGGAATATTGGTTAGCAATGAATCTTGCTGGAGATTATGCGCAAGCATGTCACGATGATATTCATGCCAGAATCGGAAAATTATTGGGATCACGACCGGTTGTAAAAATTGAAAATCATCACAATTTTGCTTGGAAACAAGAAGTAAACGGCGAGGAGTGTATCGTGCATAGAAAAGGAGCTACTCCTGCTGCAAAAGGCGAGCTAGGAATTATTCCGGGATCTATGACAGCTCTAGGATTTATAGTGAGAGGATTAGGAAACCCAGAAAGTTTGCAATCTGCATCACACGGAGCTGGAAGATTACATTCCAGAAGAAAGTGTAAAGAGAAATTTACCAAGAGTGATATTAAAAAAGAATTAAAAGTAAATGATGTTACACTAATTGGTGGAGGAATTGATGAAGCACCTATGGCTTACAAGGATATTACTAAAGTAATGGCTAATCAACAAGAATTAGTTGAGGTAGTAGGAACATTTACACCAAAAATCGTGCGAATGGATAAGTAA
- the prfH gene encoding peptide chain release factor H: MKTKIIQITAGRGPAECGWVVAQVLKLFLEEIKNSGYTYSILQREQGTENGTVQSATIQLKGKEIDHFLGNWIGTIQWIGTSKFRKHHKRKNWFIGMYEVKQEQTIAIKEKDISFQAMRSSGPGGQNVNKVNSAVRATYHPTGDQVVVMDSRSQHQNKKIAIERLKEKVNQSQLTKLQKSLSDQWENHLNIQRGNPIRVFKGTDFKKEHKKQSYASNRQQLKKDLRNELKN, from the coding sequence ATGAAAACTAAAATAATTCAAATAACGGCCGGAAGAGGACCTGCAGAATGTGGCTGGGTTGTAGCTCAGGTATTGAAACTATTTCTGGAAGAAATTAAAAATAGCGGATATACATACAGCATACTGCAGCGAGAACAAGGTACTGAAAATGGAACCGTACAATCTGCGACCATACAATTAAAGGGAAAAGAAATAGACCATTTTTTAGGAAACTGGATAGGAACCATTCAATGGATTGGTACTTCTAAATTTAGGAAGCATCATAAACGAAAAAACTGGTTTATCGGGATGTATGAAGTAAAACAGGAACAAACCATAGCTATAAAAGAAAAAGACATTTCTTTTCAGGCAATGCGGAGTTCAGGTCCTGGTGGTCAAAATGTAAACAAAGTAAATTCTGCCGTTCGTGCTACCTATCATCCTACAGGTGATCAGGTAGTAGTTATGGACAGTAGATCACAACATCAAAATAAAAAAATCGCAATAGAACGATTAAAAGAAAAAGTAAATCAAAGTCAGCTTACCAAATTACAAAAATCATTATCTGATCAATGGGAAAATCACTTGAATATACAGCGTGGTAACCCAATTAGAGTTTTTAAGGGTACTGATTTTAAAAAGGAACATAAAAAACAATCGTATGCGTCCAATCGACAACAATTAAAAAAAGATTTACGCAACGAATTAAAAAATTAA